A single Tumebacillus sp. BK434 DNA region contains:
- a CDS encoding non-ribosomal peptide synthetase/type I polyketide synthase, with amino-acid sequence MTVLYAFPVSFAQQRLWLADGVLPGSSAYHMPSVLQIEGDLDEEALRLALTEIVHRHESLRTTFGMLDNQLMQKVHTERDQELTVVDLRDVPQAERRAEVERLTHEELVRPFDLSAGPLLRTTLYKLAAQEHVLMVNMHHIVSDGWSIGILIRELTALYTAFAAGEESPLEPLAIQYADYSQWQRDDLESGVLEEHMAYWRDKLGGELPVLQLPTDRPRPPYRTDAGDYVHVQLSSQLSEGIKEAGRKEQATLFMTLLAAYQVLLSRYSGQEDVLVGSPIAGREQSDLHGLIGFFVNNLVLRSDLSGNPTFLELLAQVRKTALEAYQHAEVPFDMLIQELVPERDVTVSPLFQTMFVLNDELAQLALPELSMSYVDLDIRSVKYDLALEVIDATEGMQIIWRYKTDLFDRATIERMSANFVVLLEGIVEAPEQQVALLPLLTAAEHQQVKNFWNEGAVTVYPDKTLHVFFEEQAERTPDRTAVVFEGESVTYREFNERANRLASRLLKLGVQANEFVGVSMERSIEMLVAVYAVVKAGGAYVPIDPTNPPERVAYILADAQARVLLTQEYLLERLPVLDGTQVICVDREDFAAENPANPDLGVTTDQLAYMIYTSGSTGKPKGAMVPHKAIVNQILWRQETYRLTESDCILQKTPVSFDASVWELFWALMVGARIVMARSEGHKDSAYLREVIKEQGVTTVHFVPSMLQIFAEEKGIEECTSLRRILCGGEALPADLQARVFARLPHVELHNLYGPTEAAVDVTYWFCERDSDRKTVPIGRHIANTELYVLDKHLQPVPLGAAGELHIGGVQLAYGYHNRPELTAEKFIANPFGAGKLYKSGDLVRLLPDGVFEYLGRLDHQVKIRGFRVELGEIEALLTQHPHILEAVVLPKGDALAAYVVTDGAAGAADAQELRRYLQETLPVYMVPGSFAFLDKLPLTPNGKADRQALLKLETVNPVPEAAYVPPQSELEQGIAAIWQEVLEVEQVGLYDNFFELGGHSLAIMRVHRRLQEKYAFEISVVQLFQYPTIKELAEHFSAQRSSGIESGQAERADGKAERTARPAGERQDIAVIGMAGRFPGADDVEAFWRNLHDGVESIRQFTDEELLAEGHDPDVLQAQNYVKAGGYLGDIEYFDADFFGINPREAEVMDPQHRIFLETAWEALETAGYDSEAFDGDISVFGGAGLSRYLLVNLVPNRHLAASVGEHTVMIGNGADHMVGRVAYKLNLTGMSHAVSATCSTGMVAIHQAAQSLRNGDCDMALAGAVGLAVPQKNGYFHVEGGISSPDGHCRTFDADAQGTVPGSGAGIVVLKRLDDALRDGDRVLAVLKGSAVTNDGSRKVGYTAPSVDGQKAVILKALQKADVEPESVSYIEAHGTATPLGDPIELTALTQAYRTLTERERFIAIGSVKSNIGHLDAAAGAAGFIKTVLALQHEKLPPSLHFRKPNPKINWERSPFYVNTELRDWSRGDRPRRAGVSSFGLGGMNSHAILEEAPLQASSATLRPAQLLVLSAKTETALEAATANLQRHLAQHPEQKLADVAYTLQLGRRPFAHRRALVVTDHQDAVEVLANLHPRRVLQGQADLTDHPRKVAFLFAGTGDHYVEMAAELYRTEPVFKQAVDQCCEILEPHLDTDVKKVLYPQQEQNDIPSGLTKEKERPQDQAAPAFDLRKMLRREEGADLQQLHQTEYAHPALFVIEYALTQLLLAWGIRPQALLGYSLGEYVAACVAGVFSLEDALALVAKRAKMIQDLPAGAMLAVPMGEEELRPLLSGSLSLATINTHQHCVVSGTKEAVAELEQELLAQGIACLPVKTSHAFHSQLMEPLAEPFAKLVQSFNPQAPHTPFVSNVTGTWITAEEATDPAYWARHLCQTVRFADGVRELCQDQDLVLLEIGPGQTLTSFALQLQSSPGRIVLPTLRPAYEKRSDTSFLLSTIGQLWLAGVPINWKGMYLQEQRLRVALPTYPFERKRYWIQAKQGAGNRLISDDHLLREQDLPSTAKLETGHARPQLATAYVGASSREEQAIVSIFQELLGIQGVGVHDNFFQLGGNSLLGTQLMSRLRSTFGIDLPLRTLFERETAAELAEIIAEQTVQAPSVASAVSSGIPRRPDEVSPLSFSQERIWVMEQLAPDQAVYNIPSALEMTGPLDLDILERSINEVIMRHETLRSTFQFADGEPFVAYLPAFTLTLGVEDLRDLPDDERRAEAVRLAADLARAPFDLPNGPLLRATAMRMADDKHMLVLVIHHIIADGWSLGVLISEIAKLYAAFAQGAPSPLTGLPLQYGDFAHWQKLPEQQAALDSQLAYWKRQLGDAHEPLALPTDRPRPAVQTYNGARTSFTLSKPLSDALQQVSAREGTTLYMTLLAAFQTLLARYSGQSDILVGSPIAGRSLRETEELIGVFVNTLVLRGRVEDGMSFRDLLAQVRQTSIDAFAHQDLPFEKLVAELQPERNMGVSPLFQVMFNMLNAPLKLTVPGGLTLETVELNSGTAKFDITLAMSEREHGLIGEWEYNTDLFDAATIDRMIGHFQTLLEQVVERPDRQLQEIPLLSPAEQQLMLRDWNDTGAPYREDACLHHLFEEQAERTPDATALVFEDEELSFAELNNRANRLAAQLQAAGVGPDDPIGICMERSLELVTAMLAAHKAGGAYLPLDPGYPQERLAFMIADAKPKAILTQPALAAKLPGSAAQLLTVTEAAQNELYPNLASPVRPDHLAYIIYTSGSTGQPKGVQVTHGNAVNHFAGMDRAVGCSEQDVMLAVTSIGFDISVPELFWTMSCGAKVVLLSEREILEAGISSGPYALSAQLERHCATMLQGTPSFIGSLTADAAGLTAAEQLQKILLGGEALPPLLADRLKTQTNARIFNLYGPTEATVYATAYEVQATGQSAIPLGRPLANHELYILDRHLQPVPIGVKGELHIGGLGLAKGYLGREELTLERFIPNPFGAGRLYKTGDLASYLPDGTVLCHGRLDQQVKVRGHRIEPGEVEAALLLQSGIREAVVVARDNTLLAYVVGDSGDDLDTDALYRSLRGILPAYMVPGHIVPLDRLPLTPNGKIDRRALPAPFAKARKREYVAPDTATEKLLTGLWAELLKLEPEVISVHDNFFHIGGHSLLATHVIARVHRELGVELPLRVLFEQATIAELAQCVEQTETSQDAPIVRRERVRSARKR; translated from the coding sequence ATGACTGTGTTATACGCATTTCCTGTTTCGTTTGCGCAGCAGCGGCTGTGGCTGGCCGATGGCGTGCTGCCGGGGAGTTCGGCGTATCATATGCCGTCTGTGCTTCAGATAGAAGGCGACTTGGATGAGGAGGCGCTGCGTCTGGCGCTGACGGAGATCGTGCATCGCCATGAGTCGCTGCGCACTACGTTTGGGATGCTGGACAATCAGCTGATGCAAAAGGTGCATACGGAGCGCGATCAGGAGCTGACGGTGGTCGATCTGCGCGATGTTCCGCAGGCGGAGCGACGCGCCGAGGTGGAGCGGTTGACGCATGAAGAGCTGGTGCGGCCGTTCGATCTCAGCGCCGGACCGCTGCTGCGCACGACGCTGTACAAGCTCGCCGCACAAGAGCACGTGCTGATGGTCAACATGCACCACATCGTGTCGGACGGCTGGTCGATCGGGATCCTGATCCGTGAGCTGACCGCATTGTATACGGCGTTTGCGGCCGGGGAGGAGTCGCCGCTGGAACCGCTGGCGATTCAGTATGCAGACTATTCGCAGTGGCAGCGCGACGATCTGGAGTCGGGCGTGCTGGAAGAGCACATGGCGTATTGGCGGGACAAGCTGGGCGGCGAACTGCCGGTGCTGCAGCTGCCGACCGACCGTCCGCGCCCGCCGTATCGCACCGATGCCGGCGATTATGTGCATGTGCAGCTGTCATCGCAGCTGTCAGAAGGGATCAAGGAAGCCGGGCGCAAGGAGCAGGCGACCCTGTTCATGACGCTGCTGGCCGCTTATCAGGTGCTGCTATCTCGCTATTCGGGGCAGGAGGACGTGCTGGTCGGGTCGCCGATCGCCGGTCGGGAGCAGAGCGATCTGCATGGCCTGATCGGATTTTTCGTCAACAACCTGGTGCTGCGCAGCGACTTGAGCGGCAACCCGACCTTCTTGGAACTGCTGGCCCAGGTGCGCAAGACGGCGCTGGAGGCGTATCAGCACGCCGAAGTGCCGTTTGACATGCTGATCCAGGAACTGGTGCCGGAGCGCGATGTCACCGTGTCGCCGCTGTTCCAGACGATGTTTGTGTTAAATGATGAACTGGCGCAACTCGCACTGCCCGAGCTGTCGATGTCCTACGTCGATCTGGACATCCGGTCGGTGAAGTATGACCTGGCCTTGGAAGTGATCGATGCGACCGAAGGGATGCAGATTATATGGCGGTACAAGACCGACCTGTTCGACCGGGCAACCATCGAGCGGATGAGCGCCAATTTTGTCGTGCTGCTCGAAGGCATCGTCGAAGCGCCGGAGCAACAGGTGGCTTTGCTGCCGCTGCTGACCGCAGCAGAGCACCAACAGGTCAAGAACTTCTGGAACGAAGGCGCGGTGACGGTGTATCCGGACAAGACGCTGCACGTCTTCTTTGAAGAGCAGGCGGAGCGAACGCCCGACCGCACGGCGGTGGTGTTCGAAGGGGAGAGCGTGACGTACCGCGAGTTTAACGAGCGGGCGAACCGCCTGGCATCGCGGCTGCTGAAGCTCGGCGTGCAGGCGAACGAGTTTGTCGGGGTCAGCATGGAGCGCTCCATCGAGATGCTGGTCGCCGTCTACGCGGTGGTCAAAGCGGGCGGGGCGTATGTCCCGATCGACCCGACCAACCCGCCGGAGCGGGTGGCGTACATTTTGGCAGACGCGCAGGCGCGGGTGCTGCTGACCCAAGAGTATCTGCTGGAGCGGCTGCCGGTGCTGGACGGGACGCAGGTGATCTGTGTCGACCGGGAGGATTTCGCGGCGGAGAACCCGGCCAATCCGGATCTTGGAGTAACGACCGATCAACTGGCGTATATGATCTACACGTCCGGCTCGACAGGCAAGCCCAAAGGCGCGATGGTGCCGCACAAAGCGATTGTGAATCAGATCTTATGGCGGCAGGAGACGTATCGCTTGACCGAATCGGACTGCATTTTGCAGAAAACGCCGGTGTCGTTCGACGCCTCGGTCTGGGAGCTGTTCTGGGCGCTGATGGTCGGGGCGCGGATCGTGATGGCGCGCTCGGAAGGACATAAGGACAGCGCCTACCTGCGCGAGGTGATCAAGGAGCAGGGCGTGACGACGGTGCATTTCGTCCCGTCGATGCTGCAGATCTTTGCCGAGGAGAAAGGGATCGAGGAGTGCACGTCGCTGCGGCGCATCTTGTGCGGAGGGGAAGCGTTGCCGGCCGATTTGCAGGCGCGGGTGTTTGCGCGGCTGCCGCACGTGGAGCTGCACAATCTGTACGGGCCGACTGAAGCGGCGGTCGACGTGACCTACTGGTTCTGCGAGCGGGACAGCGACCGCAAGACGGTGCCGATCGGGCGGCATATCGCCAACACGGAGCTGTATGTGCTGGACAAGCATCTGCAGCCGGTGCCGCTCGGAGCGGCCGGGGAACTGCACATCGGCGGGGTGCAGTTGGCGTACGGCTATCACAACCGCCCGGAACTGACGGCGGAGAAGTTTATCGCCAATCCGTTTGGCGCTGGCAAGCTGTACAAGTCGGGCGACTTGGTGCGCCTGCTGCCGGACGGGGTGTTTGAATATCTGGGCAGGTTGGATCATCAGGTGAAGATCCGCGGGTTCCGGGTTGAACTTGGCGAGATCGAGGCGCTCTTGACGCAGCATCCGCACATTCTGGAAGCGGTGGTGCTGCCGAAAGGGGACGCGCTGGCCGCCTATGTGGTGACAGACGGCGCGGCCGGTGCGGCCGACGCGCAGGAGCTGCGGCGCTATCTGCAGGAGACGCTGCCGGTGTACATGGTGCCGGGGTCGTTCGCCTTTTTGGACAAATTGCCCTTGACGCCAAACGGCAAAGCGGACCGGCAGGCGCTGCTGAAGCTGGAGACGGTGAACCCGGTGCCGGAAGCGGCCTATGTGCCGCCGCAAAGCGAACTGGAGCAAGGGATCGCCGCGATCTGGCAGGAAGTGCTGGAGGTGGAGCAGGTCGGGCTCTATGACAACTTCTTTGAGCTGGGCGGCCACTCGCTGGCGATCATGCGCGTGCATCGCAGGCTGCAGGAGAAGTATGCGTTTGAGATCAGTGTGGTGCAGCTGTTCCAGTACCCGACGATCAAAGAGCTGGCTGAGCATTTCAGCGCACAGCGCTCCTCCGGGATCGAATCAGGGCAAGCGGAGCGTGCAGACGGCAAGGCAGAGCGGACGGCAAGGCCAGCAGGAGAGCGTCAGGACATCGCGGTGATCGGGATGGCCGGACGGTTTCCGGGAGCTGACGATGTGGAGGCGTTCTGGCGCAACCTGCATGACGGCGTGGAATCGATCCGCCAGTTTACCGATGAGGAGCTGCTGGCGGAAGGCCATGATCCGGATGTCTTGCAGGCGCAAAACTATGTGAAGGCCGGCGGGTATCTGGGCGACATCGAGTATTTTGACGCCGACTTTTTTGGCATCAACCCGCGCGAGGCGGAAGTGATGGACCCGCAGCACCGCATCTTTTTGGAGACGGCATGGGAGGCGCTGGAGACGGCCGGCTACGACTCGGAAGCGTTTGACGGCGACATCTCGGTGTTTGGCGGCGCAGGACTGAGCCGCTACTTGCTGGTCAATCTGGTGCCCAACCGCCATCTGGCCGCATCGGTCGGCGAGCATACGGTGATGATCGGCAACGGGGCGGACCACATGGTCGGACGGGTGGCGTACAAGTTGAACCTGACCGGGATGAGCCATGCCGTGTCGGCGACCTGCTCGACGGGGATGGTGGCGATTCACCAGGCGGCACAGAGCTTGCGCAACGGCGATTGCGACATGGCGTTGGCCGGCGCGGTCGGCCTTGCCGTGCCGCAAAAGAACGGGTATTTCCACGTCGAAGGCGGCATCTCGTCGCCGGACGGGCACTGCCGGACGTTCGACGCCGACGCGCAAGGCACGGTGCCGGGCAGCGGTGCCGGGATCGTGGTGCTGAAGCGGCTGGACGACGCGCTGCGCGACGGTGACCGCGTGCTGGCGGTGCTGAAAGGCTCGGCGGTCACCAACGACGGATCGCGCAAAGTCGGGTATACCGCCCCGAGCGTGGACGGGCAGAAGGCGGTCATCTTAAAAGCGCTGCAAAAAGCGGACGTGGAGCCGGAGAGCGTGTCGTATATCGAAGCGCACGGGACGGCGACGCCGCTGGGCGATCCGATCGAGCTGACCGCGTTGACGCAAGCCTACCGGACGCTGACCGAGCGGGAGCGGTTCATCGCGATCGGCTCGGTGAAAAGCAACATCGGGCATCTCGACGCGGCGGCGGGGGCGGCCGGGTTTATCAAGACGGTGCTGGCCTTGCAGCATGAAAAATTGCCGCCGAGCCTGCATTTCCGCAAACCGAACCCGAAGATCAACTGGGAGCGTTCGCCGTTCTATGTGAACACCGAGCTGCGCGACTGGAGCCGGGGCGACCGGCCGCGCCGGGCCGGGGTGTCGTCGTTTGGTCTGGGCGGGATGAACTCGCATGCCATCTTGGAAGAAGCGCCGCTGCAGGCGAGCAGCGCGACGCTGCGTCCGGCACAGCTCCTGGTGCTCTCGGCGAAGACGGAGACGGCGCTGGAAGCGGCGACGGCAAATCTGCAGCGGCACTTGGCACAGCATCCTGAGCAGAAGCTGGCCGATGTGGCCTACACGCTGCAGCTCGGACGACGCCCGTTTGCGCACCGCCGCGCGCTGGTGGTGACCGATCATCAGGATGCGGTCGAAGTGTTGGCGAACCTGCATCCGCGGCGAGTGCTGCAAGGGCAGGCAGATCTGACCGATCACCCGCGCAAAGTGGCGTTTTTGTTCGCAGGCACAGGCGATCATTATGTGGAGATGGCGGCCGAGCTGTATCGGACGGAGCCTGTATTTAAACAGGCGGTCGACCAGTGCTGTGAAATACTGGAACCCCATTTGGATACCGATGTAAAAAAAGTGCTCTATCCTCAGCAGGAGCAAAACGATATCCCAAGCGGGCTGACAAAAGAGAAAGAACGCCCGCAAGACCAAGCTGCACCAGCCTTTGACCTGCGCAAAATGCTGCGCCGCGAGGAAGGGGCAGATCTTCAACAGCTGCACCAGACCGAATATGCGCATCCGGCGCTGTTTGTGATCGAGTATGCGCTGACCCAACTTTTGCTGGCATGGGGCATTCGTCCGCAGGCGCTGCTCGGCTATTCGCTCGGGGAGTATGTGGCGGCCTGCGTGGCGGGCGTGTTTTCGCTTGAGGATGCGCTGGCGCTGGTGGCGAAGCGCGCCAAGATGATCCAGGACCTGCCCGCAGGCGCGATGCTGGCGGTGCCGATGGGCGAGGAAGAGCTGCGCCCGCTGCTGAGCGGCAGCCTGTCGCTGGCGACGATCAACACGCACCAGCACTGTGTCGTGTCCGGCACCAAGGAGGCGGTCGCAGAGCTGGAGCAGGAACTGCTCGCCCAAGGCATCGCCTGCCTGCCGGTCAAGACTTCCCACGCTTTCCACTCGCAGCTGATGGAGCCGCTTGCAGAACCGTTTGCGAAGCTGGTGCAAAGCTTCAATCCGCAAGCTCCGCACACGCCGTTCGTCTCCAATGTCACCGGCACGTGGATCACCGCAGAGGAAGCGACCGACCCGGCCTACTGGGCGCGCCATCTCTGCCAGACCGTGCGCTTCGCCGACGGGGTGCGCGAACTGTGCCAAGACCAGGATCTGGTCTTGCTGGAGATCGGGCCGGGGCAGACGTTGACCAGCTTTGCCTTGCAACTGCAATCGTCCCCTGGCCGCATCGTCCTGCCGACCTTGCGCCCGGCGTACGAAAAGCGCAGCGACACCAGTTTCCTGCTCAGCACGATCGGTCAGCTTTGGCTCGCCGGAGTGCCCATCAACTGGAAGGGGATGTATCTGCAGGAACAGCGCCTGCGCGTCGCGCTTCCGACCTATCCGTTTGAGCGCAAACGCTATTGGATTCAAGCGAAACAAGGCGCCGGGAACCGCCTCATTTCCGATGATCATCTGTTGCGGGAACAAGATCTCCCGTCCACTGCCAAACTCGAGACCGGCCACGCCCGCCCGCAACTGGCGACCGCGTATGTCGGAGCCTCCAGCCGCGAAGAGCAGGCGATCGTCAGCATCTTCCAAGAGCTGCTCGGCATCCAAGGCGTCGGCGTGCACGACAACTTCTTCCAGCTCGGCGGGAACTCCCTGCTCGGCACGCAACTGATGTCGCGCCTGCGCAGCACATTCGGCATCGACTTGCCCCTGCGCACCTTGTTCGAACGGGAAACGGCAGCCGAACTGGCCGAGATCATCGCGGAACAGACCGTACAGGCTCCAAGCGTGGCAAGCGCTGTATCGTCCGGCATCCCGCGCCGCCCGGATGAGGTAAGCCCGCTGTCCTTCTCGCAGGAGCGCATCTGGGTGATGGAGCAGTTGGCGCCCGATCAGGCGGTCTATAACATCCCGTCCGCACTGGAGATGACCGGCCCGCTCGACCTCGACATCCTGGAGCGGAGCATCAACGAGGTCATCATGCGCCACGAAACGCTGCGCAGCACGTTCCAATTTGCTGACGGCGAGCCTTTTGTCGCCTATCTGCCCGCGTTTACACTGACCCTCGGCGTGGAAGACCTCCGCGATCTGCCGGACGACGAGCGCCGCGCGGAAGCTGTCCGCCTTGCCGCCGACTTGGCCCGCGCACCGTTCGATCTGCCGAACGGACCCTTGCTGCGCGCCACGGCGATGCGTATGGCGGACGACAAACACATGCTCGTGCTCGTCATCCACCACATCATCGCCGACGGCTGGTCGCTCGGCGTGCTGATCTCCGAGATCGCCAAGCTCTACGCCGCCTTCGCGCAAGGAGCGCCTTCGCCGCTGACCGGGCTGCCTCTGCAGTACGGCGATTTCGCCCATTGGCAAAAGCTGCCCGAGCAGCAGGCCGCACTCGACAGCCAGCTGGCCTACTGGAAACGGCAGCTTGGCGACGCGCACGAGCCGCTCGCGCTGCCGACCGACCGGCCACGCCCTGCCGTGCAGACGTACAACGGCGCGCGCACGAGCTTCACGCTGTCCAAGCCGCTTTCTGACGCGCTGCAACAAGTGAGCGCCCGCGAAGGAACGACGCTCTACATGACCTTGCTCGCCGCCTTCCAGACGCTGCTCGCCCGCTACTCCGGGCAGAGCGACATCCTTGTCGGCTCGCCGATCGCCGGGCGCAGCCTGCGCGAGACGGAAGAGCTGATCGGCGTGTTCGTCAACACGCTGGTGTTGCGCGGGAGGGTCGAGGACGGCATGAGCTTCCGCGATCTGCTGGCTCAAGTGCGCCAGACGTCGATCGACGCTTTTGCGCACCAAGACCTTCCGTTCGAAAAACTGGTCGCCGAGCTGCAGCCGGAGCGCAACATGGGCGTCTCGCCGCTGTTCCAAGTCATGTTCAACATGCTGAACGCGCCGCTGAAGCTGACCGTGCCGGGCGGGTTGACGCTGGAGACGGTCGAGCTCAACTCCGGCACCGCCAAATTTGACATCACGTTGGCGATGAGCGAGCGGGAACACGGCCTGATCGGGGAGTGGGAATACAACACCGATCTCTTCGACGCCGCGACGATCGACCGGATGATTGGCCATTTCCAAACGCTGCTCGAACAGGTCGTCGAGCGCCCGGATCGGCAGTTGCAAGAGATCCCGCTGTTGTCGCCGGCCGAGCAGCAATTGATGCTTCGCGACTGGAACGACACCGGCGCTCCGTATCGCGAGGACGCCTGCCTGCATCATCTGTTTGAAGAGCAGGCGGAGCGGACGCCGGATGCGACCGCGCTCGTTTTTGAAGATGAGGAGCTCAGCTTCGCCGAGCTGAACAACCGTGCCAACAGGCTGGCCGCACAGCTGCAAGCGGCGGGCGTCGGCCCGGACGACCCCATCGGGATCTGCATGGAGCGTTCGCTTGAGCTGGTCACCGCGATGCTCGCGGCGCACAAAGCGGGCGGCGCATACCTTCCGCTCGACCCGGGCTACCCGCAGGAGCGCCTGGCCTTCATGATCGCCGATGCCAAGCCAAAAGCGATCCTGACCCAGCCTGCACTCGCCGCCAAACTGCCGGGCTCAGCCGCTCAACTGCTGACCGTGACGGAAGCGGCTCAAAACGAACTCTATCCGAACCTTGCAAGCCCGGTGCGGCCGGATCATCTCGCCTACATCATCTACACCTCCGGCTCCACCGGCCAGCCCAAAGGCGTGCAGGTCACACACGGCAACGCCGTCAACCACTTCGCCGGAATGGACCGGGCGGTCGGCTGCAGCGAGCAGGATGTGATGCTCGCCGTGACTTCGATCGGCTTCGACATCTCCGTCCCGGAACTGTTCTGGACGATGTCGTGCGGCGCCAAAGTGGTGCTGCTCTCCGAACGGGAGATTCTCGAAGCGGGCATCAGCAGCGGCCCGTACGCCCTGAGCGCGCAGCTCGAACGCCACTGCGCGACGATGCTGCAAGGCACACCGTCCTTTATCGGTTCGCTCACCGCAGACGCTGCGGGGCTTACAGCCGCCGAACAACTGCAAAAAATCTTGCTCGGCGGCGAAGCGCTGCCACCGCTGCTGGCCGACCGTCTGAAAACGCAGACGAACGCCCGCATCTTCAACCTCTACGGCCCGACCGAAGCGACCGTCTACGCCACCGCCTACGAAGTGCAGGCGACGGGCCAGAGCGCCATCCCGCTCGGCCGTCCGCTCGCCAACCATGAGCTGTACATCCTCGACCGCCACCTGCAGCCGGTGCCGATCGGCGTGAAAGGCGAGCTGCACATCGGCGGCCTCGGGCTTGCAAAAGGCTATCTGGGGCGCGAGGAGCTGACCTTGGAGCGTTTCATCCCCAATCCGTTTGGCGCCGGACGCTTGTATAAGACGGGCGACCTCGCCAGCTACTTGCCGGACGGGACGGTGCTCTGCCACGGCCGCCTCGACCAGCAGGTGAAAGTGCGCGGCCACCGCATCGAGCCGGGCGAAGTCGAAGCGGCGCTGCTCTTGCAGTCCGGCATCCGTGAGGCGGTCGTCGTCGCCCGCGACAACACGCTGCTCGCCTATGTCGTCGGGGACAGCGGGGACGATCTTGATACAGACGCGCTCTACCGCTCCTTGCGCGGTATCTTGCCCGCCTACATGGTGCCGGGGCACATCGTGCCGCTCGATCGCCTGCCGCTCACCCCGAACGGTAAAATCGACCGCCGCGCCCTGCCTGCGCCGTTTGCAAAAGCGCGCAAGCGGGAGTATGTCGCTCCGGATACGGCGACCGAAAAGCTGCTGACCGGACTGTGGGCGGAACTGTTGAAGCTGGAGCCGGAGGTGATCTCCGTCCACGACAACTTCTTCCACATCGGAGGACATTCACTGCTGGCGACGCATGTGATCGCCCGCGTGCACAGAGAGCTCGGGGTCGAGCTGCCCCTGCGCGTCCTCTTTGAACAAGCCACCATCGCCGAACTGGCGCAATGCGTGGAGCAGACCGAAACGAGTCAAGATGCGCCGATCGTGCGCCGCGAGCGCGTGCGTTCCGCTAGAAAAAGATAA
- the sigK gene encoding RNA polymerase sporulation sigma factor SigK has translation MPGFLTAVALLLKEITLFVSYIKNNAFPQPLSEDEERKNLLLMAEGDENARNVLVEHNLRLVAHIVKKFENTGEDSEDLISIGTIGLIKAIESYSVNKGTKLATYAARCIENEILMHLRSLKKTRKDVSLHDPIGTDKEGNEITLIDVLGTDTDDVIDEVQLKLEKMKIYSRMNLLDEREQEVIRGRFGLPDGEEKTQREIAEELGISRSYVSRIEKRALTKLLHELRPKRED, from the coding sequence ATGCCTGGGTTTTTGACCGCGGTTGCGCTGCTGCTCAAAGAGATCACGCTGTTTGTTTCTTACATTAAAAACAATGCGTTTCCACAGCCTCTCTCCGAAGATGAGGAACGGAAAAATCTGCTGCTGATGGCCGAAGGGGACGAGAATGCCCGCAACGTGCTCGTCGAACACAATTTGCGTCTGGTCGCCCATATCGTGAAGAAGTTCGAGAACACCGGTGAGGACAGCGAAGATCTGATCTCGATCGGCACGATCGGACTGATCAAAGCGATCGAAAGCTACTCGGTGAACAAAGGAACTAAACTCGCGACCTATGCGGCACGTTGTATCGAAAATGAAATCCTGATGCACTTACGGTCGCTTAAGAAAACGAGAAAAGACGTCTCGCTGCACGACCCGATCGGAACGGACAAAGAGGGCAACGAGATCACGTTGATCGACGTGCTCGGCACCGACACGGACGACGTGATCGACGAGGTGCAATTGAAGCTGGAGAAGATGAAGATCTATTCGCGGATGAACCTGCTCGATGAGCGCGAACAAGAGGTGATCCGCGGCCGCTTCGGCCTGCCGGACGGAGAAGAGAAGACACAGCGCGAGATCGCGGAGGAGTTGGGGATTTCGCGTTCGTATGTGTCGCGGATTGAAAAGCGGGCGCTGACGAAGCTGCTGCACGAATTGCGGCCGAAGCGGGAGGACTGA